From the Saimiri boliviensis isolate mSaiBol1 chromosome X, mSaiBol1.pri, whole genome shotgun sequence genome, one window contains:
- the ZBTB33 gene encoding transcriptional regulator Kaiso, with product MESRKLISATDIQYSGSLLNSLNEQRGHGLFCDVTVIVEDRKFRAHKNILSASSTYFHQLFSVAGQVVELSFIRAEIFAEILNYIYSSKIVRVRSDLLDELIKSGQLLGVKFIAELGVPLSQVKSISGTAQDGNTEPLPPDSGEKNLVIQKTKDEAQDNGATIMPIITESFSLSAEDYEMKKIIVTDSDDDDDDVIFCSEILPTKETLPNNNTVAQAQSNPGPVAISDVAPSASNNSPPLTNITPTQKLPTPVNQATLSQTQGSEKLLVSSAPTHLTPNIILLNQTPLSTPPNVSSSLPNHMPSSINLLVQNQPTPNSAILTGNKATEEEEEEIIDDDDDTISSSPDSAVSNTSLVPQADTSQNTSFDGSLIQKMQIPTLLQEPLSNSLKISDIITRNTNDPGLGSKHLMEGQKIITLDTATEIEGLSTGCKVYANIGEDTYDIVIPVKDDPDEGEARLENEIPKTSGSEMANKRMKVKHDDHYELIVDGRVYYICIVCKRSYVCLTSLRRHFNIHSWEKKYPCRYCEKVFPLAEYRTKHEIHHTGERRYQCLACGKSFINYQFMSSHIKSVHSQDPSGDSKLYRLHPCRSLQIRQYAYLSDRSSTMPAMKDDGIGYKVDTGKEPPVGTTTSTQNKPMTWEDIFIQQENDSIFKQNVTDGSTEFEFIIPESY from the coding sequence ATGGAGAGTAGAAAACTGATTTCTGCTACAGACATTCAGTACTCTGGCAGTCTGCTGAACTCCTTGAATGAGCAACGTGGCCATGGACTCTTCTGTGATGTGACTGTTATTGTGGAAGACCGAAAATTCCGGGCCCACAAGAATATTCTTTCGGCTTCTAGTACCTACTTCCATCAGCTCTTCTCCGTTGCCGGGCAAGTTGTTGAACTGAGCTTTATAAGAGCAGAGATCTTTGCTGAAATTCTCAATTATATCTATAGTTCTAAAATTGTTCGTGTTAGATCAGATTTACTTGATGAGCTAATTAAGTCAGGGCAGTTATTAGGAGTGAAATTTATAGCAGAGCTTGGTGTCCCATTGTCACAGGTTAAAAGCATCTCAGGTACAGCTCAGGATGGTAATACTGAACCCTTACCTCCTGATTCTGGTGAAAAGAACCTTgtaatacaaaaaacaaaagatgaagcCCAAGATAATGGGGCTACTATAATGCCTATTATCACAGAGTCTTTTTCGTTATCTGCCGAAGATTATGAAATGAAAAAGATCATTGTTACCGattctgatgatgatgatgatgatgtcatTTTTTGCTCCGAGATTCTGCCCACAAAGGAGACTTTGCCAAATAATAACACAGTGGCACAGGCCCAATCTAACCCAGGCCCTGTTGCTATTTCAGATGTTGCACCTAGTGCTAGCAATAACTCTCCCCCTTTAACAAATATCACACCTACTCAGAAACTTCCTACTCCTGTGAATCAGGCAACTCTGAGCCAAACGCAAGGAAGTGAAAAATTGTTGGTATCTTCAGCTCCAACACATCTGACTCCCAACATTATTTTGTTAAATCAGACACCACTTTCTACACCGCCAAATGTCAGTTCTTCACTTCCAAATCATATGCCCTCTTCAATCAATTTACTTGTGCAGAATCAGCCGACACCAAACAGTGCTATTTTAACAGGAAACAAGGCcactgaagaggaggaggaggaaattatagatgatgatgatgacactATTAGCTCCAGTCCTGACTCGGCCGTCAGTAATACATCTTTGGTCCCACAGGCTGATACCTCCCAAAATACCAGTTTTGATGGATCATTAATACAGAAGATGCAGATTCCTACACTTCTTCAAGAACCACTTTCCAATTCCTTAAAAATTTCAGATATAATTACTAGAAATACTAATGATCCAGGCTTAGGATCAAAACATCTAATGGAGGGTCAGAAGATCATTACTTTAGATACAGCTACTGAAATTGAAGGCTTATCGACTGGTTGCAAGGTTTATGCAAATATCGGTGAAGATACTTATGACATAGTGATCCCTGTCAAAGATGACCCTGATGAAGGGGAGGCCAGACTTGAGAATGAAATACCAAAAACGTCTGGCAGCGAGATGGCAAACAAACGTATGAAAGTAAAACATGATGATCACTATGAGTTAATAGTAGATGGAAGGGTCTATTATATCTGTATTGTGTGCAAAAGGTCATATGTCTGTCTGACAAGCTTGCGGAGACATTTTAACATTCATTCTTGGGAGAAGAAGTATCCGTGCCGTTACTGTGAGAAGGTATTTCCTCTTGCAGAATATCGCACAAAGCATGAAATTCATCACACAGGGGAGCGAAGGTATCAGTGTTTGGCCTGTGGCAAATCTTTCATCAACTATCAATTTATGTCTTCACATATAAAGTCAGTTCATAGTCAAGATCCTTCTGGGGACTCGAAGCTTTATCGTTTACATCCATGCAGGTCTTTACAGATCAGACAATATGCATATCTCTCTGATAGATCAAGCACTATGCCTGCAATGAAGGATGATGGCATTGGGTATAAGGTTGACACTGGAAAAGAACCTCCAGTAGGGACCACCACATCTACTCAGAACAAGCCAATGACCTgggaagatatttttattcagcaggaaaatgattccatttttaaacaGAATGTAACAGATGGCAGTACTGAGTTTGAATTTATAATCCCAGAATCTTACTAA